TCGGAATGGGGGCGAGTATGCAATTCCCGAGTATTTAAGTCAAGTATAAGACCTAGTGCTTTACTCGGGTTTACCCGCAAAAGAGCGCGCGAATGATAGCAAAGGTAGGCGGCTAACGACCAGCGATACCGCGTTATCGTTCTTCGCGAGCAAGCCCGCTCCCACAGGGATCATGGATGAGCACACAATGAGCCGTCCAACACAGGTCCAATGTGGGAGCGAGCCTGCTCGCGAAGGGGTCGACCGGGGTTCAGCTGGCCTGGGTCTCATCCTTGTCCTTCACACACGCGAAATCCTCTTCACGCAGCTCAGGCAGGTCCTTGGCACAATAATTACTCCCCAATTCCTTCAGGGCGCCGCACATCCCCTCCAGGCGCCCGTCCACTGCTTGCAGGTGGTCGAGCAACTGGTTGATGGCGCGAGCCACCGGGTCGGGCATGTCTTCGCCAACACCGTAGGCGTCGAAGCCGATCTTTTCGGCCATGGCCTTGCGACGGGCGTCCTGCTCGTCATCGGACTTGACGATGATCCGCCCTGGAATGCCCACCACAGTGGCGCCGGGCGGCACGGCCTTGGTCACCACCGCATTGGAGCCGACTTTCGCCCCGGCCCCGACCGTGAACGGCCCGAGCACCTTGGCGCCAGCCCCCACGACAACGCCGTCTTCCAGCGTCGGGTGACGCTTGCCTTTGTTCCAACTGGTGCCGCCGAGGGTCACGCCTTGATAAAGCGTCACGTCGTCGCCGATTTCGGCGGTCTCGCCAATGACGATGCCCATGCCGTGGTCGATGAAGAACCGGCGACCGACCTTGGCGCCCGGGTGGATCTCGATCCCGGTCAGCCAGCGCCCGAAGTTCGAGACCAGCCGCGCCAGCCATTTCCAGCCCATGTTCCACAGGGCGCCGGACAGGCGATGGATCCAGATGGCGTGCATCCCCGGGTAGCAGGTCAACACTTCAAAGGCATTGCGCGCCGCCGGGTCACGATGAAAGACGCTCTGGATATCTTCACGCAAACGTTCGAACATTTTATTCCTTCCGCTTAATCAGCTCGCCACGGGCCGCTTTCTGGGTTTCCGTGAGGATGCCGCGCAATATATTCATTTCCGCCCGGCTTACCGAGCTTCGTCCGTACAACCGACGCAGGCGCGCCATCAAGTGCCGAGGCTTGTCCGGGTCGAGGAATTCGATGTCCACCAGGGTCTGCTCCAGGTGTTCATAGAATCGCTCCAGTTCGTCCATGGTCGCCAGTGTCTCACTGCGCGGCGACGTCGCCTCGTATTTTTCCAGCTTGCTGGGCTGGCCCTCGGCTTGCAGCCAGGCCATGCGCACTTCATAACTCAACACCTGCACCGCCGCCCC
This genomic interval from Pseudomonas alvandae contains the following:
- the cysE gene encoding serine O-acetyltransferase; amino-acid sequence: MFERLREDIQSVFHRDPAARNAFEVLTCYPGMHAIWIHRLSGALWNMGWKWLARLVSNFGRWLTGIEIHPGAKVGRRFFIDHGMGIVIGETAEIGDDVTLYQGVTLGGTSWNKGKRHPTLEDGVVVGAGAKVLGPFTVGAGAKVGSNAVVTKAVPPGATVVGIPGRIIVKSDDEQDARRKAMAEKIGFDAYGVGEDMPDPVARAINQLLDHLQAVDGRLEGMCGALKELGSNYCAKDLPELREEDFACVKDKDETQAS